One window of Myripristis murdjan chromosome 8, fMyrMur1.1, whole genome shotgun sequence genomic DNA carries:
- the LOC115364005 gene encoding restin homolog: MRSQLRISEEQRKEAESRLTQLQEESRGSQSLQQEVNRLRERLQDMTAQLCTNEETQAQKEARLQKHLLLLQESQDRERRSLAASLAQAEQHSQVLQERLDRAEQQVDSLNKGQSWTGQIEEAQQQLQQELARTVSAVQRLQEEREQLDSRCQELQSQLAEADGEVSRLQNRLKTEETHYYNLEHSYERVYEELQLLLGQVQGREVEAQDIREGYERLLDRKEQELSEVLLKMEVLGNSLEETEVKLTEVLKVCTCASSQRTSESSAQHSEGKQETTEPPLTVNDSGPDSLESVSVAELNSNHSSAEYARTRSRSVDPSYQYIVTAGDDPDRFMSVIQFLETKLYVTEEKLRDITQSLEEHQSDTNGQDPHLCSQLTQSRATAQHLSLLLHNQAKRSQRFALETENRSRMLADRFQAALKIVDACRERLQALHKNQGEISSTLEITEFERQLATASACLQQGEKDAEKQQHESHYACRTEDKMISDETQAEINVCAKQAKMSSAVDGRGSIGRTLMREALVVDKMVSVLQNQQTIGQLHLVSGEDEGDVTHRYKSIISQRIALEMEKWTQPGRAEGDSNESLESTIVRVCAEAELIHSALRYQQQYERVTRGDLRVNDQEVERLWQSPVKCGDMSVVSRRGLADINPPELAPYEEQVQVDARGSAKPLDREQSVTNKVERQTGWLERLVSRLQRRAKVLRQLCQEISDCSEPDSESNVDCNCVNDSAIDLTWAQEQAKLIYLSDRLCLDLELELQQSKAAHDRLQAVCKEKDATFIDEQQAFNHTLCELQDDNSVLREQLERAEQKIISAETGNQRLLEDIQKIEDYHEARMQKLDKEFQEKICELQQIHEEEMKHLHNYYAKSACIPKDKEARSYTEAPPATSPPDLTLNSDSQAAELIMDGPVDQVKLSSTGTKRGQINELEAKTKNEQGNHMVEGDAAAVREAYQRDFEKFKASCDEGFTCMEEMHRKLVGDLQQQHQRKVAALLREKDQLLKEETAATMTAIVAMRKAHKDELERSQRSQHTRRSGDITQLHSQYEKEIQLLHKELEVLSVQHTQKCLENSQMSQELQAERQALLQYRKENQELKNKQEISQRATEEIRSSLNGKQCNSTSQAKDLYEMEVILRVKDAELQLVRQEALSLREELKTAQRDKIYVYNKPKGLCPNKQDKAQHNDTKLCEDFKYATWSPKGPSWVGPTSGQGHGDIITNKSEAVFLKKTEKSSLTRQIRGVRSKSLKEGLSLQERMKLFETEF, from the exons ATGCGGTCCCAGCTGCGCATCagtgaggagcagaggaaggaggCTGAGTCGCGCCTGACGCAGTTGCAGGAGGAATCTCGGGGCTCCCAGAGTCTCCAGCAGGAGGTTAATCGGCTACGGGAGCGTCTCCAAGATATGACGGCTCAGCTTTGTACCAATGAGGAGACACAGGCTCAGAAAGAGGCTCGGCTGCAGAAgcacctgctcctccttcaaGAAAGCCAggacagagaaaggaggagcCTGGCTGCCAGCCTGGCACAGGCCGAGCAACACTCCCAGGTGCTTCAGGAAAGACTGGACCGGGCTGAGCAACAGGTGGACAGCCTAAATAAGGGTCAGTCATGGACCGGCCAAATAGAGGAAGCAcaacagcagcttcagcaggaGCTAGCGCGCACTGTGTCTGCTGTAcagaggctgcaggaggagagagagcagctcgACTCTCGCTGTCAAGAACTACAGAGCCAGTTAGCTGAGGCAGACGGGGAGGTGAGCCGGCTGCAGAACCGCCTGAAAACAGAGGAGACACACTACTACAACCTTGAGCATTCGTATGAGAGAGTTtatgaggagctgcagctgctcttaGGGCAGGTACAGGGCAGGGAGGTTGAAGCACAGGACATACGAGAGGGCTACGAGAGGCTCCTGGACAGGAAGGAGCAAGAGCTAAGTGAAGTTTTGTTGAAGATGGAAGTCTTAGGGAATAGCCTTGAAGAGACAGAAGTGAAACTGACTGAGGTGTTGAAAGTTTGCACCTGCGCCTCTTCTCAGCGGACGAGTGAGTCTTCAGCTCAGCACAGTGAGGGGAAACAGGAGACGACTGAGCCTCCTCTCACAGTGAATGACAGTGGGCCTGACAGCTTAGAGTCTGTCAGTGTTGCTGAACTAAACAGCAACCATTCCTCTGCAGAATATGCAAGAACGCGCTCTCGCTCGGTTGACCCGTCCTACCAGTACATTGTGACCGCAGGAGACGACCCAGATAGGTTTATGTCCGTGATCCAGTTCCTAGAGACAAAGCTTTATGTGacagaggagaagctgagggACATTACCCAAAGCCTGGAGGAACACCAGAGTGACACAAATGGCCAGGACCCCCACCTTTGCTCCCAGCTCACTCAGAGCCGAGCCACAGCCCAGCacctcagcctgctgctgcaCAACCAGGCCAAGAGGAGCCAACGCTTTGCCCTTGAAACAGAGAACCGCTCCAGGATGCTGGCCGACAGGTTTCAGGCTGCGCTGAAAATTGTAGACGCTTGCAGGGAGAGGCTTCAAGCTCTTCACAAGAACCAGGGAGAAATCAGCTCCACTCTTGAGATTACTGAGTTTGAAAGACAATTAGCCACTGCTTCTGCTTGCCTCCAGCAAGGAGagaaagatgctgaaaaacagcagcatgaatCACATTATGCCTGCAGAACGGAGGATAAGATGATCAGTGATGAGACCCAGGCTGAGATCAATGTTTGTGCTAAACAGGCTAAAATGTCATCCGCAGTGGATGGAAGAGGAAGTATTGGCAGAACATTAATGAGGGAAGCTTTAGTAGTAGACAAAATGGTATCTGTCCTTCAGAATCAACAAACCATTGGCCAGTTGCACTTAGTATCAGGAGAAGATGAAGGGGATGTGACACACAGGTACAAAAGCATAATCTCCCAAAGAATAGCTTtagaaatggagaaatggacCCAGCCAGGGAGGGCAGAAGGGGACAGCAATGAATCTTTGGAAAGCACCATTGTCAGAGTTTGTGCTGAAGCAGAGCTCATTCATTCTGCTCTAAGATATCAGCAGCAGTATGAGCGCGTAACTCGGGGAGACCTTCGGGTAAATGATCAAGAAGTGGAGCGTCTGTGGCAAAGCCCTGTGAAATGTGGTGATATGAGCGTTGTTTCTAGGAGGGGTCTGGCAGATATTAATCCCCCAGAGCTGGCTCCTTATGAGGAGCAAGTGCAGGTGGACGCCAGGGGTTCTGCAAAGCCACTTGACAGAGAGCAATCTGTGACTAACAAGGTAGAGAGGCAAACAGGCTGGTTGGAGAGACTGGTGTCCCGGTTGCAAAGAAGGGCTAAAGTCTTGCGTCAGCTCTGCCAGGAAATCTCTGACTGCAGTGAACCAGACAGTGAGAGTAATGTGGACTGTAACTGTGTAAATGATTCTGCAATAGACTTGACTTGGGCACAGGAGCAAGCCAAGCTGATCTATTTGTCAGACAGGCTGTGCTTGGATTTAGAGCTGGAGTTGCAGCAAAGTAAGGCAGCGCATGACCGACTGCAAGCCGTGTGTAAAGAGAAGGATGCTACTTTTATTGATGAGCAGCAAGCTTTTAATCACACCTTATGTGAGCTCCAGGACGACAACAGTGTCCTCAGAGAGCAGCTGGAGCGTGCAGAGCAAAAGATAATATCTGCAGAGACTGGGAACCAGCGGCTCCTAGAAGACATACAGAAAATTGAGGATTATCACGAGGCGAGGATGCAAAAACTAGACAAGGAGTTCCAAGAGAAGATTTGTGAATTACAGCAGATCCATGAAGAGGAAATGAAGCACTTACATAATTATTATGCCAAGTCAGCCTGCATTCCCAAAGATAAAGAGGCCAGATCCTACACTGAAGCACCTCCTGCCACCTCCCCACCAGACCTGACCCTGAACTCAGACTCACAGGCAGCTGAACTGATAATGGATGGACCGGTGGATCAGGTTAAACTATCATCCACTGGGACAAAGAGGGGTCAAATCAATGAGTtggaggcaaaaacaaaaaatgaacaaggGAACCACATGGTGGAAGGTGATGCAGCTGCTGTGAGAGAGGCTTACCAGAGGGACTTTGAAAAATTTAAG GCATCTTGTGATGAAGGTTTTACCTGTATGGAGGAAATGCACAGGAAGCTGGTGGGCGAtctgcagcagcaacatcagAGGAAGGTGGCAGCACTTCTGAGGGAGAAAGACCAGCTGCTGAAGGAGGAGACCGCTGCCACAATGACAG CGATTGTGGCGATGAGGAAAGCCCATAAGGACGAGCTGGAGAGAAGCCAGCGGTCTCAACACACCAGGCGGAGCGGCGACATCACACAGCTGCACAGCCAAtatga GAAGGAGATCCAGTTGTTACATAAGGAGCTGGAGGTCCTGTCAGTCCAACACACTCAGAAATGCCTGGAAAACTCTCAGATGAGCCAGGAGCTGCAAGCCGAGCGACAAGCCCTGTTACAGTACCGCAAAGAGAACCAGGagctcaaaaacaaacag GAAATAAGTCAGAGAGCGACAGAGGAGATTCGGTCCTCGCTTAATGGGAAACAGTGCAATTCAACATCTCAAGCAAAGGACCTCTATGAGATGGAG GTGATTCTGCGGGTCAAGgatgcagagctgcagctcGTCAGACAGGAGGCCCTCTCTCTCAGGGAAGAACTGAAAACAGCTCAAAGG gacAAAATATATGTCTATAACAAGCCCAAAGGACTGTGTCCCAACAAGCAGGACAAGGCCCAACATAACGACACCAAACTCTGTGAGGATTTCAAGTACGCGACTTGGTCTCCCAAAGGTCCCAGCTGGGTCGGTCCCACCTCAGGGCAAGGGCATG GGGACATCATCACAAACAAAAGTGAGGCTGTTTTTctgaagaaaacagagaaatcgTCCCTCACCCGCCAGATCAGAGGAGTGAGATCAAAG AGCTTAAAAGAGGGCCTTTCTCTCCAAGAGAGAATGAAGCTGTTTGAGACCGAGTTCTGA
- the LOC115363086 gene encoding uncharacterized protein LOC115363086: protein MAPVPSGSNQTGSSVAKTSFRSRRSNTAGGSVGGRGGDWRAPGSKVGSTLHRGIVSHNSCVGHQGTRQASNPARAALRLCSSRSSPSLHTSSLSAAPFMRSCRSLCRLDRSPIRDETGSGHTVLRSLLNTGPSSLEKTALESGQPTSPAATQEPCRDAKDHGENDEKMETSSSSDPPASSSCVVSSAACHQHSDKLKKQELSQDSAVQLPDASRLSLPRRLRSKSLDCRDDESSVITKDGVYTLCAMTSGIRHNWIQAVLENVGPTLTPDMASSLLEENTRLTSQRPDSRPAEVVRDTAHEKSCVRDGCGEGQDKTFDGLSGILHIWRRRDNRVEMLPVISIRSLLEKHKQLA from the exons ATGGCGCCTGTACCTAGTGGAAGTAACCAAACTGGCTCCAGTGTTGCCAAAACCAGTTTTAGAAGTAGAAGGAGTAACACTGCTGGAGGTAGTGTTGGCGGCAGAGGTGGGGATTGGCGAGCTCCTGGCAGCAAGGTTGGAAGCACTTTGCACAGAGGCATCGTCAGCCACAATAGCTGCGTTGGCCACCAGGGCACCAGACAAGCGTCTAACCCAGCGAGAGCGGCACTTCGCCTCTGCAGCAGCCGAAGCTCTCCGTccctccacacctcctccctctccgcTGCTCCGTTCATGAGAAGCTGCCGCTCTCTCTGCAGACTTGACCGAAGTCCCATCAGGGATG AAACGGGCTCCGGTCACACAGTGCTGAGGTCTCTATTGAACACTGGACCCTCATCCTTGGAAAAGACAGCTCTGGAGTCTGGCCAGCCGACATCTCCTGCTGCCACGCAGGAGCCATGCAG GGATGCCAAAGACCACGgtgaaaatgatgagaaaatggAAACCAGCTCCTCCTCTGATCCACCGGCTTCTTCTTCCTGCGTGGTTTCCAGTGCTGCTTGTCATCAGCACAGCGACAAACTGAAGAAACAG GAGCTGTCTCAGGATTCAGCAGTGCAGCTCCCTGATGCCTCCCGCTTGTCTCTTCCTCGCCGCCTTCGCTCCAAATCCCTCGACTGCAGAGATGATGAGTCTTCTGTTATT aCTAAAGATGGAGTGTACACCCTCTGTGCTATGACCTCTGGGATTAGACACAACTGGATCCAAGCCGTGTTGGAGAACGTTGGGCCCACTCTTACACCTGACATGGCAAg ttCCCTCTTAGAGGAAAACACTCGACTGACAAGTCAGAGACCAGATTCGCGGCCGGCTGAGGTTGTGCGGGACACAGCACATGAAAAGAGCTGTGTGCGAGATGGCTGCGGAGAGGGCCAGGACAAAACATTTGacgg GCTGTCAGGGATCCTGCACATCTGGCGGAGGAGGGACAACAGAGTCGAAATGCTTCCTGTCATCAGCATCCGCTCCTtgttggaaaaacacaaacag TTGGCTTGA